One stretch of Cygnus olor isolate bCygOlo1 chromosome 1, bCygOlo1.pri.v2, whole genome shotgun sequence DNA includes these proteins:
- the USF3 gene encoding basic helix-loop-helix domain-containing protein USF3 isoform X3, which translates to MPEMTENETPTKKQHRKKNRETHNAVERHRKKKINAGINRIGELIPCSPALKQSKNMILDQAFKYITEMKRQNDELLLNGGNNEQAEEIKKLRKQLDELQKENGRYIELLKANDICLYDDPTIHWKGNLKNAKVSVVIPGDQVQKNIIVYSNGSQPNGNNQGASVQGITFNVSHNLQKQTANVVPVQRTCNLVTPVTISGIYPAENKPRSQSTVSPLAPTQPVPAGNVLELSTLENEQGVLATASSQSTSQSGTEQELQRSLSNTSQNDQNLSKSKNDEGCPKLMKKTVLQGISLPSSASTEASQVQQVNATCSKTPNSRNEFQEGCVISNSDTVCVPSVRLSSTDSFSSVNVLKSTDLVSSAGMPVTSAAEGIKAVTAISTLPASPLENCWSFSGSTGVGASDLKNMSSLTRMPSAGNTQTTWTTLQLAGNTVQPLSQTPSSMMTALLNEPVNGAGTVSPAHSRPLTTSISLNTSLPGEVQAAEQIVVTLPSCPSLPMQPLISQPQVKTQAAGNILSLNSAMQVIQMAQPVASAVTGAPANQNVIILQPPNTTPCPPIVRAEVPSQNVSQQIVIIQAASQNPLPLLSAQPSASVRVPMNGPTAIANSSNSVQNSPLPQTFGGKHLVHILPRPSSLPSSSSTQTFSVTMSNQQHPQTISLNGQLFALQPVMSSSGAANQAPMQIIQPTTSEDPNTNVALNTFGALANLNQSISQMAGQSCLHLSLSHPANPTTVHNQIATVNCVSLPTSVASAISAEGSVLTSASNSINASPKKAAAGLSSNTKSKRTNKKPSTKKHLAVNSKVSCPAIPCKDAGKVDCTPVETVAKHANGEGLPENIPAASQALATSQASGVAAPSGTSISDCHSKESECSEQAAGSRPVPELPSAELPASSPLQPTVSEPLVLDPPAAKDAAPHPQARRSQSNPPTASALSESSAPCEPPGTLTTSRTEAHMTNSQVAGMTAAQSSTADHTSKAGAISESCNVAQDSSIIMQDADLLGGQGLTKMLSDLTKERTAEEKNSSFTVQGEHSNFPMENSKSAESNVDLPEKQELLLMNSEGDSLSQHHTCISDQEVVSASLIASRQADSPMSTSSGSSRGFSVASMLPDTTREDVTSSTSTSTCNSCTFSEQPDIVALAARAIFDQENLEKGGGGIQVNMRDAISKSTEVASLEREQPTFKPLPAKESNAGPLEAASNKFSAQDTVQTNVDRQVEKPSCSVGGVETSNTSLQISASQSPSITSLSVNNLIHQSRIVHPLVSCSSLSQPSEPPSVPATVSLSLPSSSYVNQSPGPAMMNEYAQEQLNAIRANTMQAPQLQESHLKQQGHEGRKDSAKRAVQDDLLLSTAKRQKQCQTAPIRLEGMALMNRTPETIADQTQMLVSQIPPNSSNSVPSVSNQGHTDGLNRLFPSNSNFVTPALRQTEVQCSSQTSISEQQGQAGQHLQPIQHGPSQGISHLHSNHPYLKQQQAGQLRERHHLYQLQHHVTHGENSVHSQPHGVHQQRTIQQEVQMQKKRNLIQGSQATQLSLQQKHHGSDQTRQKGGQPHPHHQQMQQQMQQHFGASQPEKNCENPATSRNHHNHPQSHINQEIMHQQQPDVSSRQQGSASEHVSGHNQMQRLMTSRGLEQQMVSQASIVTRPSDMTCTPHRQERNRVSSYSAEALIGKTPSNSEQRIGISLQGPRVSDQLEMRSYLDVSRNKGLVIHNMQGRISVDHTVGSDVQRLSDCQTFKPAGPNQQPTGNFDVQASRNSEIGNSVSSLRGMQSQAFRIGQNTGPSIERQKRLPYQPVQGIPTGNTLPSRENENTCHQSFMQSLLAPHLGEQVSGSQRTLPEHQRNTQCGASSTIEYNCPPARESVHIRRDGDGQNRESCDMSIGSINTRNSSLNIPFSSSSSSGDIQGRNTSPNISVQKSNPMRMTESHGTKSHMNTPVSSNMHGVVRPTHPHPAVSHGNGEQGQPSVRQPNSSVTQRSRHPLQDNGGSKIRQPERNRSGNQRHGNVFDPSLPHLPLSTSGSMILGRQQSAIEKRGSIVRFMSDGPQVSNDNAAPDQHTLSQNFGFPFIPEGGMNPPINANASFIPPVTQPSATRTPALIPVDPQNTLPSFYPPYSPAHPTLSNDISIPYFPNQMFPNPSTEKPSSGGLNNRFGSILSPPRPVGFAQPSFPLLPDMPPMHMTNTSHLSNFNLTSLFPEIATALPPDGSAMSPLLSIANTSASDSSKQSSNRPAHNISHILGHDCSSAV; encoded by the exons ATGCCAGAGATGACAGAGAATGAGACACCTACTAAGAAGCAACATCG aaagaaaaaccgGGAGACACATAATGCAG TGGAGAGGCATCGAAAGAAGAAGATTAATGCTGGGATAAACAGAATTGGAGAACTCATTCCCTGCTCTCCAGCACTCAAGCAG agcAAGAACATGATCCTGGACCAAGCCTTTAAGTAtataacagaaatgaaaagacagaatgATGAACTTCTGTTAAATGGAGGGAACAACGAACAGG CTGAAGAGATAAAAAAACTCCGGAAACAACTGGATGAACTTCAGAAGGAAAACGGGAGATATATCGAACTACTGAAAGCAAATGATATTTGCCTGTATGATGATCCTACGATCCACTGGAAGGGGAATCTCAAAAATGCAAAGGTTTCGGTTGTTATTCCTGGTGATCAGGTTCAAAAGAACATCATCGTCTATTCAAATGGGAGTCAACCCAATGGAAATAACCAGGGAGCATCTGTCCAGGGAATAACGTTTAACGTTAGTcataatttacaaaaacaaacagccaatGTTGTGCCAGTTCAGAGAACTTGCAACTTAGTTACTCCTGTGACGATTTCTGGTATTTACCCTGCAGAAAACAAGCCACGGTCTCAGAGTACGGTTTCTCCACTGGCACCCACTCAGCCAGTCCCAGCAGGGAATGTTCTTGAGCTTTCCACCCTAGAGAATGAGCAAGGTGTGCTTGCTACTGCCAGCTCACAGAGCACTTCTCAATCTGGAACAGAACAGGAACTACAGCGTTCTCTAAGTAATACATCACAGAATGATCAAAATCTCTCCAAAAGTAAAAATGATGAGGGGTGCCCgaaattaatgaagaaaacagtccTGCAGGGAATCAGCCTTCCTTCCAGTGCCTCCACGGAAGCCTCTCAAGTTCAACAGGTGAATGCAACCTGTTCAAAAACACCCAATTCTAGGAATGAATTTCAAGAAGGCTGTGTAATTTCAAACAGTGACACAGTTTGCGTGCCATCTGTGAGACTGTCTAGTACAGATAGCTTTTCCTCTGTAAATGTCCTCAAAAGTACAGACTTGGTAAGTAGTGCTGGAATGCCTGTgacttctgcagcagaaggaattAAGGCTGTAACGGCAATAAGCACTCTGCCTGCCAGTCCCCTAGAGAACTGCTGGTCTTTTTCAGGCTCTACAGGTGTTGGCGCTTCAGACTTGAAAAACATGAGTAGCCTTACACGGATGCCTTCAGCTGGAAACACACAGACCACGTGGACAACTTTGCAGCTAGCAGGAAATACTGTTCAGCCACTAAGCCAAACACCATCCAGTATGATGACTGCGCTACTAAATGAGCCAGTTAATGGCGCTGGTACTGtatctcctgctcacagcaggcCTTTGACTACAAGCATTAGTCTAAATACTTCTCTGCCTGGAGAAGTGCAGGCAGCTGAACAAATTGTAGTTACCTTGCCCTCATGTCCGTCCTTACCTATGCAGCCATTAATCAGCCAGCCACAGGTTAAAACTCAGGCTGCAGGAAATATCCTTTCATTAAATTCAGCTATGCAGGTAATTCAAATGGCTCAGCCAGTTGCGTCAGCCGTAACAGGAGCACCAGCCAACCAGAATGTCATAATTCTCCAGCCTCCAAACACCACTCCATGCCCTCCAATCGTGAGAGCAGAAGTTCCTAGCCAAAATGTTAGTCAACAAATTGTAATTATACAAGCTGCTAGTCAGaatcctcttcctctcctctctgcccagCCTTCTGCTTCTGTAAGAGTTCCCATGAATGGGCCTACTGCAATCGCAAACTCTAGTAACTCTGTACAAAATTCCCCTCTTCCACAGACTTTTGGAGGGAAACACCTTGTTCATATATTACCAAGACCATCCTCTTTGCCGTCTTCTAGCTCtacacaaacattttcagttacAATGTCAAATCAACAGCATCCTCAAACTATCTCATTAAATGGGCAGCTTTTTGCATTGCAGCCTGTGATGTCTTCATCCGGAGCTGCAAATCAAGCCCCTATGCAAATTATTCAACCCACCACCAGCGAAGATCCAAATACCAACGTTGCCCTCAATACATTTGGTGCTTTAGCTAACCTCAATCAAAGCATATCACAAATGGCTGGACAAAGCTGCTTACACTTGTCTCTCAGCCACCCTGCCAATCCTACAACTGTCCATAACCAGATTGCCACAGTTAACTGTGTGTCATTACCAACTTCGGTGGCATCTGCAATATCTGCAGAGGGTTCAGTATTAACTAGTGCATCTAATTCAATAAATGCTTCCCccaaaaaagctgctgctggtttgtCATCTAATACAAAATCAAAAAggacaaacaaaaagccaagtACTAAAAAACACCTAGCAGTCAACAGTAAAGTTTCCTGTCCAGCAATTCCTTGCAAAGATGCGGGGAAGGTAGATTGTACTCCTGTGGAAACTGTGGCAAAGCATGCAAACGGTGAGGGGCTGCCTGAAAACATTCCGGCAGCATCGCAAGCTTTGGCTACGTCACAGGCGAGTGGTGTGGCAGCACCAAGTGGCACGAGCATTTCTGACTGTCATTCCAAAGAGTCTGAGTGCtctgagcaggcagcaggatcCCGCCCTGTGCCAGAGCTGCCCTCGGCAGAGCTGCCGGCTTCCTcgcccctgcagcccacggtGTCCGAACCATTGGTGCTGGACCCGCCAGCTGCCAAAGATGCTGCTCCTCACCCGCAGGCGCGTCGGTCTCAGAGCAATCCACCTACTGCCTCTGCCTTGTCAGAGTCTTCTGCACCCTGTGAACCCCCTGGCACCTTAACGACTTCTCGTACTGAAGCACATATGACAAATTCTCAGGTTGCTGGGatgacagcagcacagagcagcacagcagatcATACTTCCAAAGCAGGAGCAATTTCGGAGTCCTGCAATGTTGCACAGGATTCTTCAATTATCATGCAAGATGCGGACTTGTTAGGGGGGCAGGGTCTAACCAAAATGCTGTCTGATCtcacaaaagaaagaacagctgaggaaaaaaactcttcttttaCGGTTCAGGGGGAGCATTCTAATTTTCCCATGGAAAACTCTAAATCAGCAGAATCAAACGTTGATTTGCCTGAGAAGCAGGAACTTTTGTTAATGAACTCAGAGGGAGATTCTCTCTCCCAGCATCACACCTGCATTTCTGATCAGGAAGTAGTTAGTGCTTCCCTAAttgccagcaggcaggcagactCCCCAATGTCAACCAGTTCTGGTAGCAGTCGAGGTTTCTCAGTGGCGTCGATGTTGCCAGATACCACCAGAGAAGATGTTACAAGCAGCACATCAACCAGTACATGTAACAGCTGCACATTTTCAGAACAACCTGACATTGTAGCTCTTGCAGCAAGAGCTATTTTTGATCAAGAAAACCTCGAGAAAGGTGGAGGAGGAATACAAGTTAATATGAGGGATGCCATCTCTAAGTCAACTGAGGTTGCATCTTTGGAGAGAGAACAACCGACTTTTAAACCTTTACCAGCGAAAGAAAGCAATGCAGGGCCATTAGAAGCAGCATCAAACAAATTCAGTGCTCAGGATACAGTGCAAACAAATGTTGATAGACAAGTTGAAAAACCAAGCTGTTCTGTAGGAGGTGTGGAAACCTCAAACACTTCTTTGCAGATTTCAGCCTCCCAGTCACCAAGCATAACCAGTTTAAGCGTGAATAATCTAATACACCAGAGTCGCATTGTCCATCCCCTTGTGAGTTGCTCAAGTTTATCCCAGCCTTCAGAGCCACCAAGTGTTCCTGCAACGGTGAGTCTCTCCCTTCCATCTAGTTCATATGTCAACCAGTCTCCGGGACCAGCTATGATGAATGAATATGCTCAGGAGCAACTGAATGCTATTAGGGCAAACACCATGCaggctccccagctgcaggaatCACACTTAAAGCAGCAAGGCCATGAAGGTCGCAAAGACTCTGCCAAGCGGGCTGTTCAAGATGACCTTCTGCTCTCTACAGCAAAGAGGCAAAAGCAGTGCCAGACAGCACCTATAAGGCTCGAAGGCATGGCACTGATGAACCGAACACCAGAGACCATTGCTGATCAAACGCAGATGCTAGTCAGTCAGATTCCTCCTAATTCATCAAATTCAGTGCCATCAGTGAGCAATCAAGGGCACACCGATGGCCTTAATAGGTTATTCCCATCAAACAGCAACTTTGTAACACCAGCTTTGAGACAAACTGAAGTTCAGTGCAGCTCTCAAACATCAATTTCAGAACAGCAAGGTCAAGCAGGGCAGCACTTGCAGCCGATTCAGCACGGTCCTTCTCAAGGCATATCTCATCTTCACAGTAATCATCCATACTTAAAACAACAGCAGGCTGGACAGTTAAGAGAAAGGCACCACTTGTATCAGCTGCAGCACCATGTCACTCATGGGGAAAACTCAGTCCACTCTCAACCCCACGGTGTCCACCAGCAGCGAACAATACAGCAGGAGGtgcaaatgcaaaagaaacGAAATCTTATCCAGGGAAGCCAAGCCACACAACTTTCTCTACAGCAGAAACACCATGGAAGTGATCAGACACGACAAAAAGGTGGTCAGCCTCATCCTCACCACCAGcaaatgcagcagcagatgcagcagcacTTTGGAGCTTCCCAGCCTGAAAAGAACTGTGAAAATCCCGCAACAAGCAGAAACCACCATAACCACCCTCAGAGCCATATAAACCAGGAAATTATGCATCAACAGCAACCAGATGTTAGCAGCAGACAGCAAGGTTCAGCTTCTGAACATGTGTCAGGGCATAATCAGATGCAGAGGCTTATGACCTCAAGGGGCTTAGAGCAGCAAATGGTGTCCCAGGCAAGTATTGTAACCAGACCATCAGATATGACTTGCACTCCTCATAGGCAGGAGAGAAACAGAGTCTCCAGCTACTCTGCTGAAGCACTCATCGGGAAGACACCCTCTAATTCAGAACAGAGAATAGGAATATCTCTTCAAGGCCCTAGAGTTTCTGACCAGCTTGAAATGAGAAGCTATCTAGATGTTTCTAGAAATAAAGGGTTGGTCATTCATAATATGCAGGGCCGTATATCTGTTGACCATACGGTTGGCTCAGATGTGCAACGGCTTTCTGATTGTCAGACATTTAAGCCAGCAGGACCCAATCAACAACCAACAGGCAATTTTGATGTACAAGCCTCAAGGAACAGTGAAATTGGTAATTCTGTGTCATCCCTCAGGGGCATGCAGTCGCAAGCTTTCCGAATTGGTCAAAATACTGGGCCGTCCatagaaagacagaagagattGCCTTACCAGCCAGTACAGGGTATTCCAACAGGAAATACCCTTCCAtcaagggaaaatgaaaatacatgcCACCAAAGTTTTATGCAGAGTTTACTTGCCCCTCACCTTGGAGAGCAAGTTAGTGGAAGCCAAAGAACACTCCCAGAGCATCAAAGGAATACGCAGTGTGGTGCGTCCTCCACGATCGAGTACAACTGCCCCCCAGCGCGAGAGAGCGTCCACATCCGAAGAGATGGTGATGGTCAGAATAGGGAAAGCTGTGACATGTCTATCGGTTCAATTAACACAAGGAACAGTTctttaaatattcctttctcaagttcttcttcCTCGGGAGATATTCAGGGTCGAAATACAAGCCCAAACATTTCTGTACAGAAGTCCAATCCCATGAGGATGACCGAGAGTCATGGAACAAAGAGTCACATGAATACGCCTGTTTCTAGCAACATGCATGGAGTCGTGAGGCCCACTCACCCTCACCCTGCCGTTTCTCATGGAAATGGTGAACAAGGGCAACCATCCGTTCGCCAGCCAAATTCTTCAGTTACTCAACGATCGAGGCATCCTCTGCAAGATAATGGAGGCTCTAAAATACGTCAGCCTGAAAGGAACCGATCTGGAAATCAAAGACATGGAAATGTCTTTGACCCTAGTCTTCCCCATCTTCCCCTGTCTACCAGTGGCAGTATGATCCTCGGGCGCCAGCAGTCTGCGAtagaaaaaagaggaagcattGTCCGCTTTATGTCTGATGGCCCTCAGGTGTCTAATGATAACGCAGCCCCTGACCAACACACGCTCTCTCAGAACTTTGGCTTCCCTTTTATTCCAGAGGGTGGCATGAATCCACCAATAAATGCCAATGCATCTTTCATCCCACCAGTTACTCAGCCTAGTGCCACTCGAACACCAGCCCTAATCCCAGTCGATCCTCAAAATACGCTGCCATCCTTCTACCCGCCATACTCTCCCGCCCATCCCACTCTTTCCAATGACATTTCTATCCCTTACTTTCCCAATCAAATGTTTCCTAATCCAAGCACAGAAAAGCCAAGTAGTGGAGGTTTGAACAATCGATTTGGATCCATTTTGTCCCCTCCCCGGCCTGTTGGTTTTGCTCAGCcaagttttcctttgcttccgGATATGCCGCCAATGCACATGACCAACACGTCACACTTATCCAATTTTAACTTGACGTCTTTGTTTCCAGAAATAGCCACAGCTCTTCCTCCAGATGGTTCAGCAATGTCGCCTTTGCTTTCCATTGCAAACACATCTGCTTCAGATTCTTCCAAGCAGTCCTCAAACCGACCTGCCCACAATATAAGCCATATTCTAGGTCACGATTGCAGTTCAGCTGTATGA